The following coding sequences are from one SAR116 cluster alpha proteobacterium HIMB100 window:
- a CDS encoding putative nucleic-acid-binding protein implicated in transcription termination (PFAM: Protein of unknown function (DUF448)) has protein sequence MVTPHSPSDQQHDQTSSSAPQRKCVVTGKTADKAELIRFVASPDGHLVADLNEKLGGRGAWVRADRNCLTQALSGNKFGRHLKQKLVVNDGFLDHLERRLGDQVIARLSMMRKAGSLVAGGGKLRSASYQLAGMLIADDASPREARQLISLCQPDWVETDIPAVWLGQVAGSTSVAYAGVIQVAAGSQRRLESLLKADLTRWRGVANAENST, from the coding sequence ATGGTGACACCGCACAGCCCATCAGATCAGCAACATGACCAGACCAGCAGCTCTGCGCCGCAACGCAAATGTGTTGTCACTGGCAAGACAGCAGACAAAGCAGAGCTAATCCGCTTCGTGGCATCGCCAGATGGCCATTTGGTTGCTGATCTGAATGAAAAGCTGGGAGGACGGGGCGCTTGGGTCAGGGCTGATCGGAACTGTCTGACACAGGCCTTGTCTGGCAATAAATTTGGCCGCCATCTGAAACAGAAGCTGGTGGTTAATGACGGGTTTCTTGATCATTTGGAACGTCGCCTCGGCGATCAGGTGATTGCCCGGCTGTCAATGATGCGCAAAGCAGGCTCGCTGGTTGCTGGCGGCGGTAAATTACGCAGCGCATCCTATCAGCTAGCGGGTATGTTGATCGCAGATGATGCCAGCCCGCGTGAAGCCCGTCAGTTGATCAGCCTGTGTCAGCCAGACTGGGTGGAAACAGATATTCCGGCTGTATGGTTGGGTCAGGTCGCGGGCAGCACTTCGGTGGCCTATGCCGGGGTCATCCAGGTCGCAGCAGGTTCACAACGGCGTCTTGAATCGCTTCTGAAAGCAGATCTGACACGCTGGCGTGGGGTAGCAAATGCTGAAAACTCAACATAG
- a CDS encoding translation initiation factor IF-2 (PFAM: Elongation factor Tu domain 2; Translation-initiation factor 2; Translation initiation factor IF-2, N-terminal region; Elongation factor Tu GTP binding domain; Bacterial translation initiation factor IF-2 associated region~TIGRFAM: small GTP-binding protein domain; translation initiation factor IF-2), which produces MSEENSKPKKLSLSGSGKLTLGGGALDQTALRGGNVGTGRAKNVQVEVRRKRVLNPALRTPSAAQPAAPAPSEDTVETPAAPAPKPDDRLTAAERANRMKVLQEGLSKTQAAQEEVSQPEPPAEEAAPGEVLDPREARRRAEMAELEEIEKQAAAVRQTEMEKLAAENAQRQAKSRAKEQDINATAPLPVREDAPVRNRRRPEEAEAPRRPAGQRRGEGDRRRTGKMTISQALSDGDSRQRSLASVRRQREKARMRESQPQVKQVRDVVIPDTITVQELANRMAERAADVVKELMKQGIMATVTQTIDAETAELVTLEFGHRVQRVSESDIEDGLSGAPDADGDLKPRPPVVTVMGHVDHGKTSLLDAIRATDVAAGESGGITQHIGAYQIETKAGNLITFIDTPGHEAFTEMRSRGATTTDIVVLVVAADDSVKAQTVEAINHAKAADCPIIVAVNKCDKPDADPLRVRNDLLQYELVTEDYGGEILCVDVSAHTGSGLDKLEEAMMLQAELLELKANPDRAAEGTVVEAKVERGRGSVATVLVQRGTLQVGDIFVSGAESGRVRALLNDKGKQLKQALPGQPVEVLGLNGTPMAGDLFSVVESESRAREIAEYRKRRIRDKEAAVSARGSVEQMLTAIAAGEAEELPIVIKTDVHGSLEAIRNALEKLGTEQVKARILTGGVGALSESDISLAAASNAMVIGFNVRAIPQARDLAKRDNVEIRYHSIIYELIDEVKAAMGGLLRPDSQENFIGYAEIRQVFSVSKSGKVAGCMVTEGIIKRGCKVRLLRDNVVIHEGSLKTLRRFKDEVKEVRESMECGMAFENYSDIQEGDMIECFEIKEVARTLD; this is translated from the coding sequence ATGAGCGAAGAAAACAGTAAACCGAAGAAATTAAGTTTGTCAGGAAGCGGCAAGCTTACCCTCGGTGGGGGTGCCCTTGATCAGACCGCTCTTCGTGGCGGAAATGTGGGGACAGGCCGGGCTAAAAATGTTCAGGTTGAAGTCAGACGCAAACGTGTTCTGAACCCTGCGTTACGCACACCTTCTGCTGCTCAGCCTGCTGCTCCGGCACCATCTGAAGACACTGTTGAAACACCGGCAGCACCTGCACCAAAGCCCGATGATCGTCTGACGGCGGCTGAGCGGGCAAACCGGATGAAGGTTCTGCAAGAGGGCCTGTCCAAAACGCAAGCTGCTCAAGAAGAGGTCAGCCAGCCTGAGCCGCCAGCAGAAGAAGCCGCGCCGGGAGAGGTTCTTGACCCACGCGAAGCCCGTCGGCGCGCCGAGATGGCTGAGCTTGAAGAAATTGAAAAACAGGCTGCGGCTGTTCGCCAGACAGAGATGGAAAAGCTGGCTGCTGAAAATGCGCAGCGGCAAGCGAAAAGCCGGGCCAAAGAACAAGATATCAATGCAACAGCGCCTCTGCCTGTGCGTGAAGACGCGCCGGTGCGTAATCGCCGCCGGCCTGAAGAAGCAGAAGCACCGCGCAGACCAGCTGGCCAGCGTCGTGGCGAGGGTGACAGACGCCGTACAGGTAAAATGACAATCTCTCAGGCCTTGTCTGATGGCGATTCACGTCAACGCTCGCTGGCCTCTGTTCGTCGTCAGCGGGAAAAAGCCCGGATGCGTGAATCACAGCCGCAGGTCAAGCAGGTCCGTGATGTGGTGATTCCCGATACCATCACCGTTCAGGAACTGGCCAACAGAATGGCGGAAAGGGCGGCTGATGTGGTCAAAGAGTTAATGAAGCAAGGCATTATGGCTACGGTTACGCAGACCATTGATGCCGAAACAGCTGAACTGGTCACGTTGGAATTCGGACATCGGGTTCAGCGTGTGTCTGAATCAGATATTGAAGATGGTCTGTCTGGGGCACCTGATGCTGACGGTGATTTGAAGCCGCGTCCGCCGGTTGTCACTGTTATGGGCCATGTTGATCATGGCAAGACCAGCTTGCTTGACGCGATCCGTGCGACAGATGTAGCGGCTGGTGAATCAGGTGGTATTACCCAGCATATCGGTGCCTATCAGATCGAAACCAAAGCCGGAAATCTGATCACATTTATCGATACACCTGGCCACGAAGCATTCACTGAGATGCGTTCACGCGGGGCAACCACAACAGATATTGTGGTTCTGGTTGTTGCTGCTGATGATTCTGTCAAAGCGCAGACCGTTGAAGCGATTAATCACGCCAAAGCAGCAGATTGTCCGATAATTGTTGCCGTCAACAAATGTGACAAGCCTGATGCTGATCCGCTCCGGGTTCGAAATGATTTGCTTCAATATGAGCTTGTTACTGAAGATTATGGCGGGGAAATTTTATGTGTTGATGTATCAGCGCATACAGGTTCAGGTCTGGATAAGCTTGAAGAAGCCATGATGCTGCAAGCTGAATTGCTTGAGCTGAAGGCCAACCCGGACAGGGCAGCCGAAGGAACAGTGGTTGAAGCAAAGGTTGAACGTGGCCGCGGTTCAGTTGCAACTGTCCTTGTTCAGCGCGGAACATTACAGGTTGGTGATATTTTTGTCAGTGGCGCTGAATCTGGTCGTGTGCGGGCTTTGTTGAATGACAAAGGTAAGCAGCTGAAGCAGGCACTGCCTGGTCAGCCAGTTGAGGTTTTAGGCCTGAATGGCACGCCGATGGCAGGTGATCTGTTTTCTGTGGTGGAAAGCGAATCACGGGCCCGGGAAATCGCTGAATATCGCAAACGCCGGATTCGCGATAAAGAAGCCGCTGTATCTGCACGCGGGTCTGTCGAACAAATGCTCACCGCCATTGCTGCTGGTGAAGCAGAAGAGCTGCCCATTGTTATTAAAACAGATGTGCATGGCTCACTGGAAGCCATTCGTAATGCTCTCGAAAAACTTGGCACAGAGCAGGTCAAGGCCAGAATTTTGACTGGCGGTGTGGGTGCGCTCTCAGAATCAGATATCTCTCTGGCAGCTGCGTCAAATGCCATGGTGATCGGCTTTAATGTGCGGGCGATACCACAAGCCCGCGATTTGGCGAAACGTGATAATGTCGAAATTCGCTACCACTCCATTATTTATGAGCTGATTGATGAAGTAAAAGCGGCGATGGGCGGCTTGCTCAGACCGGATAGTCAGGAAAACTTCATCGGCTATGCTGAAATCCGTCAGGTCTTCTCTGTTTCCAAATCTGGCAAAGTTGCCGGCTGTATGGTTACAGAAGGGATCATCAAGCGGGGCTGTAAAGTCAGACTGCTTCGCGATAATGTCGTGATTCATGAAGGATCATTGAAAACGCTCCGCCGGTTTAAAGACGAGGTCAAAGAAGTCCGCGAATCCATGGAGTGCGGTATGGCCTTTGAAAATTATTCCGATATTCAGGAAGGCGATATGATCGAATGTTTCGAAATCAAAGAAGTCGCCCGGACCTTAGATTAA
- a CDS encoding ribosome-binding factor A (PFAM: Ribosome-binding factor A~TIGRFAM: ribosome-binding factor A), with protein sequence MPRKSKTATAGPSQRQLRVGEDLRHHLSSILMRQETHIPELDTVPITVSEVSVSPDLSNARVYVMTLGGVDIEKVLPVLNQTAPLLRHHLASRVHLRRLPVLKFVADESYETADKMARLFSSIQTDQ encoded by the coding sequence ATGCCGCGTAAGTCCAAAACAGCAACAGCCGGACCAAGCCAGCGACAATTGAGGGTGGGTGAGGATCTGCGTCATCACCTCTCTTCGATATTGATGCGCCAGGAAACGCATATTCCAGAATTGGACACTGTCCCCATCACGGTATCAGAAGTGTCTGTTAGTCCTGACTTGTCCAACGCACGTGTCTATGTGATGACCTTGGGCGGGGTGGATATTGAAAAAGTTCTGCCTGTTCTGAATCAGACAGCCCCCCTGCTCAGACATCATCTGGCCAGCAGAGTCCATCTTCGCCGACTGCCGGTATTGAAGTTTGTTGCTGATGAGAGTTATGAGACCGCTGACAAAATGGCGCGTCTGTTCTCATCTATTCAGACGGATCAGTGA
- a CDS encoding tRNA pseudouridine 55 synthase (PFAM: TruB family pseudouridylate synthase (N terminal domain)~TIGRFAM: tRNA pseudouridine 55 synthase) codes for MSSPKHTVHGWVVLNKPVGMSSAKAVALVRRSLGGVKTGHAGTLDPLACGVLPIAVGEATKTISYVMTAEKSYHFTVRWGAETQTDDTEGEVTRMSDHRPSVEDIAAILPRFTGLINQVPPIFSAVKFKGKRAYALARDSQRSGRDTADLKLASRQVMIRSFEMIDHKDEETTFSVRCGKGTYIRSLARDMGRALGSAAHVVYLERRSVGRFDIDKSISLDFFEQMVYRARAHDYVIPVMTALDDIPALAITEQEAEKLRFGQSVTLDQRRAEAFRAAGDDTEQDPVTGVAACHQQPVAMVKLTQQNLSPVRVLNI; via the coding sequence ATGTCGTCTCCGAAACATACTGTTCATGGTTGGGTGGTTCTGAACAAGCCAGTGGGCATGTCATCTGCCAAAGCGGTTGCCCTTGTCCGGCGATCCCTGGGCGGGGTGAAAACAGGCCATGCAGGTACGCTTGATCCCCTGGCCTGCGGGGTATTGCCAATCGCTGTTGGAGAGGCGACCAAAACCATCTCCTATGTGATGACAGCTGAAAAATCCTATCATTTTACCGTCCGCTGGGGGGCTGAAACACAGACAGATGACACTGAAGGAGAGGTGACCCGTATGTCTGATCACCGTCCGTCTGTTGAGGATATAGCCGCAATTTTGCCGCGCTTTACCGGCCTGATTAATCAGGTTCCGCCAATTTTTTCAGCGGTGAAGTTCAAAGGAAAAAGGGCCTATGCGCTGGCCAGAGACAGTCAGCGCAGTGGCCGTGATACAGCTGATCTTAAGCTGGCGTCACGACAAGTCATGATTCGCTCTTTTGAGATGATAGATCATAAAGACGAAGAGACCACATTTTCAGTGCGTTGCGGTAAGGGGACCTATATTCGCTCGCTTGCCCGTGATATGGGGCGGGCTCTTGGCTCTGCTGCACACGTGGTGTATCTGGAGCGCCGCTCTGTTGGTCGTTTTGACATCGATAAGTCAATTTCTCTGGATTTCTTTGAACAAATGGTCTACCGTGCGCGCGCGCATGACTATGTCATTCCTGTTATGACCGCGCTGGACGACATCCCGGCACTGGCCATAACAGAACAGGAGGCAGAAAAACTGCGATTTGGACAGAGTGTGACTCTTGACCAAAGACGGGCAGAAGCTTTCAGGGCAGCAGGCGATGATACAGAACAAGATCCTGTAACAGGGGTTGCGGCGTGTCATCAACAACCTGTGGCGATGGTGAAGCTGACGCAGCAGAATCTATCTCCTGTGCGGGTTTTAAACATCTAG
- a CDS encoding ribosomal protein S15 (PFAM: Ribosomal protein S15~TIGRFAM: ribosomal protein S15, bacterial/organelle) gives MSITKERKAELISEFGKSATDSGSAAVQVAILTDRILYLTEHMKTHKKDFASRRGLLKMVGQRRHLLDYIRKGDEQAYKDLIAKLGLRR, from the coding sequence ATGTCGATTACAAAAGAACGCAAAGCTGAACTGATTTCTGAGTTTGGTAAATCGGCAACTGATTCAGGCAGCGCTGCTGTTCAGGTGGCTATCCTGACAGATCGTATCCTGTATCTGACAGAGCATATGAAAACCCACAAAAAGGATTTCGCCTCTCGTCGGGGTCTATTGAAAATGGTTGGTCAAAGACGCCATTTGCTCGATTACATCCGTAAAGGTGACGAGCAGGCCTACAAGGATCTGATCGCAAAATTGGGTCTTCGCCGTTAA
- a CDS encoding polyribonucleotide nucleotidyltransferase (PFAM: KH domain; S1 RNA binding domain; 3' exoribonuclease family, domain 1; 3' exoribonuclease family, domain 2; Polyribonucleotide nucleotidyltransferase, RNA binding domain~TIGRFAM: polyribonucleotide nucleotidyltransferase) → MFNIFRKDIDWGGKTISLETGKIARQADGCVLATMGETTVLCTAVAAKKARPGQDFFPLTVNYQEKAFAAGKIPGGFFKREGRPSENETLVSRLIDRPIRPLFPKEFKCETQVICTVLSHDMENNPDIVAMVGASAALTLSGVPFFGPIAAARVGFVDGGYVLNPTLSEMDDSALDLVVAGTKEGVLMVESEASELSEDVMLGAVTFGHEQMQTVIDAIVDLAEVAAKEPRDLPEEAPEAADLRDRLAALRDKIEAAYGHADKTARQAAVAEVKAEALEVAGAEADEVLVGGLMKDLEADVVRSSILKTGMRIDGRDTKTVRPIVAEVGLLPRTHGSSLFTRGETQALVVSTLGTGQDEQIIDALTGESRARFMLHYNFPPYSVGEAGRVGSPGRREIGHGKLAWRSLNPLLPSKEEFPYTIRVVSEITESNGSSSMATVCGTSLALMDAGVPLAKPVAGIAMGLIKDGDEFAVLSDILGDEDHLGDMDFKVAGTDAGITALQMDIKITSITPEIMQIALAQARDGRIHILGEMAKALTTARDGLAESAPKITTLKIPVDKIREVIGPGGKMIREIVEETGAKIDIEDDGSVSVAAVSQTSSDAALARIREIVAEPELGEIYTGKVVKTVDFGAFVNFLGARDGLVHISEMKNERVAQTTDVCKEGDMVKVKVIGFDDRGKVKLSMKRVDQETGADLEAEAADDKAE, encoded by the coding sequence ATGTTCAACATTTTTCGTAAAGATATCGACTGGGGCGGAAAGACAATTTCGCTTGAGACAGGCAAAATAGCCCGTCAGGCAGATGGGTGTGTTCTGGCTACTATGGGTGAGACCACCGTCTTATGTACTGCTGTTGCTGCCAAAAAAGCACGCCCGGGTCAGGATTTCTTTCCGCTCACTGTAAATTATCAGGAAAAGGCGTTCGCTGCGGGTAAAATTCCAGGCGGCTTTTTTAAGCGTGAAGGCCGGCCATCAGAAAATGAAACACTGGTCAGCCGCCTGATTGACAGACCAATCCGGCCTCTTTTCCCTAAAGAATTTAAATGTGAAACACAGGTGATTTGTACTGTGCTGTCACATGATATGGAAAATAACCCGGATATCGTCGCCATGGTCGGGGCGTCAGCTGCATTGACTTTGTCAGGCGTGCCGTTTTTCGGCCCAATCGCTGCTGCCCGTGTAGGCTTTGTTGATGGCGGCTATGTGCTGAACCCAACCTTGTCAGAAATGGATGACTCAGCTCTCGACCTTGTTGTGGCAGGTACAAAAGAAGGTGTTCTGATGGTTGAATCAGAAGCATCAGAGCTGTCGGAAGACGTCATGCTGGGTGCGGTGACCTTTGGTCATGAGCAGATGCAAACCGTCATTGATGCGATTGTGGATCTGGCCGAAGTTGCGGCAAAAGAACCACGCGATCTGCCTGAAGAAGCACCTGAAGCAGCTGATTTGCGTGATCGCCTTGCTGCCCTCAGAGACAAAATTGAAGCTGCCTATGGCCATGCTGATAAAACGGCCCGCCAGGCTGCTGTGGCTGAGGTAAAGGCCGAAGCCTTAGAAGTTGCCGGAGCAGAAGCTGATGAAGTTCTGGTCGGCGGTTTGATGAAAGATTTAGAAGCAGACGTGGTCCGATCGTCAATCCTGAAGACCGGCATGCGGATTGATGGCCGCGATACGAAAACTGTTCGGCCGATCGTCGCTGAAGTGGGGCTGTTGCCGCGTACGCATGGCTCATCTTTGTTCACCCGTGGTGAGACACAAGCACTGGTCGTCTCTACATTGGGCACAGGTCAGGATGAGCAAATCATTGACGCGCTGACAGGTGAAAGCCGGGCCCGGTTCATGCTGCATTATAACTTCCCGCCTTATTCTGTGGGTGAGGCAGGCCGTGTGGGCTCTCCTGGTCGTCGTGAAATCGGTCATGGTAAATTGGCGTGGCGGTCACTGAATCCGCTGCTGCCATCGAAAGAAGAATTTCCATACACTATTCGGGTGGTCTCAGAGATTACAGAATCGAATGGCTCATCGTCTATGGCCACAGTCTGCGGGACATCACTTGCGCTGATGGATGCTGGCGTACCTCTGGCCAAGCCAGTTGCGGGTATTGCGATGGGGCTGATCAAGGACGGTGATGAATTTGCGGTCCTGTCTGATATTCTGGGTGATGAGGATCATCTTGGCGATATGGACTTTAAGGTTGCTGGTACCGATGCCGGAATTACCGCGCTGCAGATGGATATTAAGATTACATCCATCACGCCTGAGATTATGCAGATTGCGTTGGCTCAGGCCCGGGACGGCCGGATTCACATCCTTGGTGAAATGGCCAAGGCGCTGACCACAGCACGTGATGGTCTGGCGGAATCTGCGCCGAAAATCACAACCTTGAAGATCCCGGTAGATAAAATCCGCGAGGTGATCGGCCCGGGCGGTAAGATGATTCGTGAGATTGTCGAAGAAACCGGTGCAAAGATTGACATTGAAGATGATGGCAGCGTGTCTGTTGCAGCTGTCAGCCAAACTTCGAGTGATGCGGCTCTGGCTCGTATCCGTGAAATTGTGGCTGAACCTGAGCTGGGCGAGATTTACACTGGTAAGGTTGTGAAAACCGTTGATTTTGGCGCGTTTGTCAACTTCCTTGGTGCGCGGGACGGTCTTGTCCACATCTCTGAAATGAAGAATGAGCGTGTTGCCCAGACCACCGACGTTTGTAAAGAAGGTGATATGGTCAAAGTCAAAGTTATCGGCTTTGATGATCGCGGCAAGGTCAAGCTGTCCATGAAGCGTGTTGATCAAGAAACAGGTGCTGATCTGGAAGCTGAAGCAGCAGACGATAAAGCTGAATAA
- a CDS encoding enoyl-(acyl-carrier-protein) reductase (NADH) (PFAM: short chain dehydrogenase) translates to MSILEGKRGLIMGVANEKSAAWGIAAAAAAQGAELAFTYQLEGFKKRLEPLAASVGSDILIPCDVAEETAAADTFAAVRTRWDSLDFFVHAIGFSDKSELKGPYYNTSRENFEQTMLISAFSFTEMAAEARKMMPHGGSLLTMSYLGGVRTTPNYNVMGVAKAALEASTRYLAVDLGGENIRVNTLSAGPMRTLAGAAITGARHIFRHSEQQAPLGRNPDIDEVGRAAVYLLSDLASGVTGETHYVDGGYHHIGVPHEAE, encoded by the coding sequence ATGAGTATTCTGGAGGGAAAACGCGGCCTCATCATGGGGGTGGCGAACGAAAAATCAGCTGCCTGGGGGATTGCGGCAGCAGCAGCGGCACAAGGGGCTGAGCTGGCGTTCACCTATCAGTTGGAAGGGTTTAAAAAACGTCTTGAGCCCTTAGCTGCTTCTGTTGGCTCAGACATTTTAATCCCCTGTGATGTCGCCGAAGAAACTGCCGCGGCAGATACATTTGCGGCTGTGCGCACAAGATGGGACAGTCTGGATTTTTTCGTGCATGCAATAGGCTTTTCAGACAAGAGTGAGCTGAAAGGCCCTTATTACAACACCAGCCGAGAAAATTTTGAGCAGACCATGCTCATCTCTGCCTTTTCCTTTACCGAAATGGCTGCAGAAGCACGCAAGATGATGCCACATGGCGGCTCGCTTTTGACCATGTCCTATCTTGGCGGGGTCCGCACCACCCCGAATTATAACGTGATGGGCGTGGCCAAAGCTGCACTGGAAGCCTCTACCCGGTACCTGGCGGTTGATCTGGGTGGGGAGAATATTCGGGTGAACACCTTGTCAGCCGGGCCGATGCGCACTCTGGCCGGAGCAGCGATTACCGGTGCACGCCATATTTTCAGACATTCTGAGCAGCAAGCCCCGCTGGGCCGGAATCCCGATATTGACGAGGTAGGCCGGGCCGCGGTGTATCTGTTGTCTGATCTGGCCTCTGGCGTCACTGGCGAGACGCATTACGTAGATGGCGGCTATCACCATATCGGCGTCCCGCATGAGGCTGAGTAA
- a CDS encoding 3-oxoacyl-(acyl-carrier-protein) synthase (PFAM: Beta-ketoacyl synthase, N-terminal domain; Beta-ketoacyl synthase, C-terminal domain) has protein sequence MRRVVITGLGIVSSIGTDAEAVTASLRESRSGIVAAPDYAELGFRSQVKGAVDIDLAEHIDRKQMRFMGEGAAYAVVAMQQAVADSGLTAADVSNPRTGLIAGSGGPSTANMLTAFDTTREKGPKRVGPYMVPRCMSSTVSACIATFFEIKGVNYSISSACSTSAHCITAGTDAIRYGMQDIVFAGGGEELHWTLSVLFDAMGAMSSKYNDTPELASRAYDADRDGFVIAGGGGMVVLEDYEHAKARGAKIYAEVVGYGANSDGHDMVAPSGEGAQRCMKLALDGFNGVPLDQPVDYINAHGTSTPVGDVKELEAVRAVFGPRGYLPVVTSTKSLTGHSLGATGVQEAIYTLLMMQNNFIGASANIITPDPAIGDIPVPTTRLDDKTINLALSNSFGFGGTNATLALARMQD, from the coding sequence ATGAGACGCGTTGTTATCACCGGTTTGGGAATTGTCTCGTCAATTGGTACAGACGCAGAAGCGGTCACCGCATCTCTTCGGGAGAGCCGCTCAGGCATTGTTGCCGCGCCTGACTATGCCGAATTGGGTTTCCGCTCGCAAGTTAAAGGGGCTGTTGATATCGACCTTGCTGAGCATATTGACCGCAAACAAATGCGGTTTATGGGCGAAGGGGCAGCCTATGCAGTTGTTGCTATGCAGCAGGCCGTTGCAGATTCCGGCCTGACAGCTGCGGATGTCTCTAATCCGCGTACTGGTCTGATTGCCGGATCAGGTGGCCCGTCCACAGCGAATATGCTGACCGCCTTCGACACCACAAGAGAAAAAGGCCCAAAGCGGGTTGGCCCATATATGGTCCCACGCTGCATGTCTTCAACCGTCTCTGCCTGTATCGCAACCTTCTTTGAAATTAAGGGTGTGAATTATTCGATTTCGTCTGCCTGCTCAACCTCTGCCCATTGCATCACCGCCGGAACAGATGCGATCCGCTATGGCATGCAGGATATTGTGTTTGCTGGTGGCGGCGAAGAGCTGCATTGGACCTTGTCTGTATTGTTTGACGCCATGGGCGCGATGTCTTCGAAATATAACGATACGCCAGAACTTGCCTCTCGTGCTTATGATGCTGACCGTGATGGGTTTGTGATTGCTGGCGGTGGCGGCATGGTGGTCTTGGAAGATTATGAACATGCAAAGGCCCGCGGCGCGAAAATCTATGCTGAGGTTGTCGGCTATGGCGCAAATTCAGATGGTCATGATATGGTCGCCCCATCTGGAGAAGGGGCCCAGCGTTGTATGAAACTGGCCCTGGATGGGTTCAATGGTGTACCGCTGGATCAGCCGGTTGATTATATTAACGCCCATGGCACATCCACACCTGTTGGCGATGTTAAAGAGTTAGAAGCCGTAAGAGCTGTGTTTGGTCCGCGTGGCTATTTGCCTGTTGTTACCTCAACAAAATCACTGACCGGCCATTCCCTTGGCGCAACAGGCGTACAGGAAGCCATTTATACCTTGTTGATGATGCAGAATAATTTTATTGGCGCATCAGCCAATATCATCACCCCTGATCCGGCGATTGGGGATATTCCTGTGCCCACCACCAGATTGGATGATAAGACCATTAATCTTGCGCTATCGAACAGCTTTGGGTTTGGCGGAACAAATGCAACATTGGCGCTTGCCCGGATGCAGGATTAA
- a CDS encoding beta-hydroxyacyl-(acyl carrier protein) dehydratase FabA (PFAM: FabA-like domain~TIGRFAM: beta-hydroxyacyl-[acyl carrier protein] dehydratase FabA), producing MSLTHKNAFSYDELISCAKGELFGPGNPQLPLPPMLMTDRITKITETGGHFDKGFIEAELDIHPDLWFFPCHFEGDPVMPGCLGMDGLWQLVGFHLGWLGGQGRGRALSVGEVKFTGQILPSAKLVTFQLHIKRVLMRRLVMGIADGCVLCDGETVFEANDIRVGLFGAEGGE from the coding sequence ATGTCTTTAACCCACAAAAATGCCTTTTCTTATGATGAGCTGATCTCCTGCGCAAAAGGAGAGCTGTTCGGCCCTGGAAATCCTCAGCTGCCTCTGCCGCCTATGCTGATGACAGACCGGATCACAAAAATCACCGAAACCGGTGGTCATTTTGATAAAGGCTTTATTGAAGCTGAGCTGGATATCCATCCTGATCTATGGTTCTTCCCTTGTCATTTTGAAGGGGATCCGGTTATGCCAGGCTGTTTGGGCATGGATGGCTTGTGGCAGTTAGTTGGCTTCCATCTTGGCTGGCTGGGTGGCCAAGGCAGAGGCCGGGCCTTGTCCGTAGGGGAAGTGAAATTCACCGGGCAAATCCTGCCTTCAGCCAAATTGGTGACCTTTCAGCTTCATATTAAACGGGTATTAATGCGCAGGCTGGTTATGGGGATTGCTGACGGGTGCGTATTATGTGACGGCGAAACCGTGTTTGAGGCAAATGATATCCGCGTTGGCCTGTTTGGCGCAGAAGGAGGCGAATAA